The following proteins are co-located in the Echinicola sp. 20G genome:
- a CDS encoding DUF4301 family protein, whose translation MTIEEAVKEQISLQGMNVEKVEEQISNFINGFPALTIEEAAAIGNGIQTVTDDEIERYLKEYPSKCAEKEIVKFVPASGAATRMFKDLFSYLSAEDKSLDNNPFVKKFISKLNSFAFYEDLEAKLLENNLNIHTLIEKEEYATIISWLLDDKGLGYGNLPKGLLKFHRYDDGSRTPVYEHFTEGIQYGLGKGNTVRLHFTVSPEHQDRFEDKVNYLKKLLSDKFKIDFEVSFSQQKKSTDTIAVNMDNTPFIEENGEILFRPAGHGALLENLNEVDGDLIFIKNIDNVVPDHLKEITRKYKIAIASILLETQEKLFSILSNLEESPSPDNISTASAFLENKLGQRLPHNFSSLEDIDKVQYLKSKLDRPLRVCGMVENTGEPGGGPFWVRDSDGSVSLQIGETAQLDLEDKKHANILKSSTHFNPTDLVCGVKNYKGEKFDLLKYRDPSTGFITFKSKNGKDLKAQELPGLWNGSMADWNSIFVEVPLETFNPVKTINDLLREQHQ comes from the coding sequence ATGACGATTGAGGAAGCAGTCAAAGAACAGATCAGCCTTCAGGGCATGAATGTAGAAAAGGTAGAAGAGCAAATTAGCAATTTTATTAATGGCTTCCCTGCCTTAACAATTGAGGAAGCTGCTGCTATTGGCAATGGTATTCAGACAGTCACTGATGACGAGATTGAAAGGTATCTTAAAGAATATCCCAGCAAATGTGCTGAAAAGGAAATAGTAAAATTCGTACCCGCCAGTGGTGCAGCAACTAGAATGTTCAAAGATCTGTTTTCCTATTTAAGTGCTGAAGATAAAAGTTTAGATAATAATCCCTTTGTAAAAAAATTTATCTCAAAGCTGAATTCGTTTGCTTTTTATGAGGATTTAGAAGCAAAACTTTTAGAAAACAACCTTAACATCCATACCCTTATTGAGAAAGAGGAATATGCAACCATAATCTCATGGTTATTGGATGACAAAGGATTGGGATACGGCAATCTTCCGAAAGGTTTGTTAAAGTTTCATAGATATGATGATGGAAGCAGAACTCCGGTTTATGAGCACTTTACAGAGGGAATTCAATACGGCTTGGGTAAAGGCAATACGGTAAGGCTCCATTTCACGGTCTCCCCAGAGCATCAAGACCGCTTTGAAGACAAGGTAAACTACCTAAAGAAGCTTCTAAGTGATAAGTTTAAGATTGATTTCGAAGTTAGTTTTTCCCAACAAAAGAAATCAACTGATACCATTGCTGTCAATATGGACAATACTCCTTTTATTGAAGAAAATGGTGAAATCCTTTTTAGACCTGCAGGACATGGCGCTCTTTTAGAAAACCTTAATGAAGTAGATGGAGATCTTATTTTTATAAAAAATATTGACAATGTCGTACCTGACCACCTTAAAGAAATTACCCGAAAGTACAAAATAGCGATTGCCAGCATCCTTCTTGAAACGCAGGAAAAACTATTTTCTATTCTTTCAAATCTTGAAGAGTCTCCTAGTCCTGACAACATTAGTACAGCTTCTGCTTTTCTTGAAAATAAACTTGGTCAAAGGTTACCCCATAACTTTAGTAGTTTGGAGGATATTGATAAAGTTCAATATTTAAAAAGTAAGCTAGACAGACCTCTTCGTGTATGTGGAATGGTAGAAAACACAGGCGAGCCGGGTGGAGGCCCATTTTGGGTAAGAGATAGCGATGGTTCTGTTTCTTTACAGATCGGGGAAACTGCACAGTTGGATCTTGAGGATAAAAAACATGCCAATATCTTGAAATCATCTACTCATTTTAATCCTACAGACCTAGTTTGTGGAGTGAAGAATTATAAGGGAGAAAAGTTTGATCTACTTAAATATAGAGACCCTTCCACTGGTTTTATCACCTTCAAGTCAAAGAATGGTAAAGACTTAAAAGCCCAAGAATTGCCAGGGCTCTGGAATGGATCTATGGCTGATTGGAACTCAATTTTTGTGGAAGTCCCGCTAGAAACTTTTAATCCAGTAAAAACGATCAACGATCTCCTTAGAGAGCAACATCAATAA